The proteins below are encoded in one region of Bombus vancouverensis nearcticus chromosome 8, iyBomVanc1_principal, whole genome shotgun sequence:
- the LOC117164917 gene encoding protein FAM151B isoform X1 encodes MKSITTTATSLLFLALIQAAMSASNVSVDVATFFPDIEGNLTKIVWEHAVNSKEKLDNALVSANVKMLEADVTLGTLNGTSDNSTQLIPIMAHPPATKSNLSLDDFLNTVIKKNVTKGIKLDFKSINAFNASIPILEKVRNNTKFPVFLNADILPGPVNASTTPVTAKAFVSQAMAFPEYTLSVGWTTRYGVNDNVTEGQYTEQQIQDMINILKEQKVTQPITYPVRAGLAANSTKVIKSLMENSSFASNVTLTVWSSEGDKVDAETLSTLIRDIGVKKVYVDVPQDLMNKLHLSGASSVMVASVTLAVSLLTGLLSSIL; translated from the exons ATGAAGAGTATCACGACCACGGCGACCAGTCTCCTGTTCCTGGCATTGATCC AGGCTGCCATGTCCGCCAGCAACGTCTCTGTAGACGTAGCCACTTTCTTTCCAGACATCGAGGGTAATCTCACCAAGATCGTCTGGGAGCATGCCGTCAACAGCAAGGAGAAACTCGACAACGCACTTGTATCAG CCAACGTCAAGATGCTGGAGGCCGACGTTACGTTGGGCACACTGAACGGTACGAGCGATAATAGCACACAACTGATACCGATAATGGCACATCCGCCGGCGACTAAGAGCAACTTGTCGTTAGACGATTTCCTCAACACCGTGATCAAGAAGAACGTTACCAAGGGCATCAAGCTGGACTTCAAGAGCATCAATGCCTTCAACGCGAGCATACCTATCTTGGAGAAAGTCCGCAATAAC ACTAAATTCCCCGTATTTCTTAACGCGGATATACTCCCTGGACCAGTGAACGCAAGCACCACACCGGTCACCGCAAAAGCCTTCGTAAGTCAAGCCATGGCGTTTCCAGAGTACACGCTGTCGGTCGGCTGGACCACCAG GTACGGCGTCAATGACAACGTCACCGAAGGTCAATACACGGAGCAACAGATCCAAGATATGATCAACATCTTGAAAGAACAGAAGGTTACTCAGCCGATAACTTATCCTGTAAGAGCTGGTCTAGCCGCGAACAGTACGAAAGTGATCAAGTCGCTGATGGAGAATAGCTCCTTCGCGAGCAACGTAACCCTAACCGTTTGGTCGAGCGAGGGTGACAAGGTCGATGCGGAGACGTTGTCAACGCTAATACGAGATATCGGTGTGAAAAAGGTGTACGTCGACGTACCGCAAGACTTGATGAATAAGCTTCATTTGTCAGGAGCATCGAGCGTTATGGTCGCTTCGGTCACGCTCGCGGTTAGTCTTCTGACTGGTCTTCTATCGTCGATATTGTGA
- the LOC117164917 gene encoding protein FAM151B isoform X2, with translation MSASNVSVDVATFFPDIEGNLTKIVWEHAVNSKEKLDNALVSANVKMLEADVTLGTLNGTSDNSTQLIPIMAHPPATKSNLSLDDFLNTVIKKNVTKGIKLDFKSINAFNASIPILEKVRNNTKFPVFLNADILPGPVNASTTPVTAKAFVSQAMAFPEYTLSVGWTTRYGVNDNVTEGQYTEQQIQDMINILKEQKVTQPITYPVRAGLAANSTKVIKSLMENSSFASNVTLTVWSSEGDKVDAETLSTLIRDIGVKKVYVDVPQDLMNKLHLSGASSVMVASVTLAVSLLTGLLSSIL, from the exons ATGTCCGCCAGCAACGTCTCTGTAGACGTAGCCACTTTCTTTCCAGACATCGAGGGTAATCTCACCAAGATCGTCTGGGAGCATGCCGTCAACAGCAAGGAGAAACTCGACAACGCACTTGTATCAG CCAACGTCAAGATGCTGGAGGCCGACGTTACGTTGGGCACACTGAACGGTACGAGCGATAATAGCACACAACTGATACCGATAATGGCACATCCGCCGGCGACTAAGAGCAACTTGTCGTTAGACGATTTCCTCAACACCGTGATCAAGAAGAACGTTACCAAGGGCATCAAGCTGGACTTCAAGAGCATCAATGCCTTCAACGCGAGCATACCTATCTTGGAGAAAGTCCGCAATAAC ACTAAATTCCCCGTATTTCTTAACGCGGATATACTCCCTGGACCAGTGAACGCAAGCACCACACCGGTCACCGCAAAAGCCTTCGTAAGTCAAGCCATGGCGTTTCCAGAGTACACGCTGTCGGTCGGCTGGACCACCAG GTACGGCGTCAATGACAACGTCACCGAAGGTCAATACACGGAGCAACAGATCCAAGATATGATCAACATCTTGAAAGAACAGAAGGTTACTCAGCCGATAACTTATCCTGTAAGAGCTGGTCTAGCCGCGAACAGTACGAAAGTGATCAAGTCGCTGATGGAGAATAGCTCCTTCGCGAGCAACGTAACCCTAACCGTTTGGTCGAGCGAGGGTGACAAGGTCGATGCGGAGACGTTGTCAACGCTAATACGAGATATCGGTGTGAAAAAGGTGTACGTCGACGTACCGCAAGACTTGATGAATAAGCTTCATTTGTCAGGAGCATCGAGCGTTATGGTCGCTTCGGTCACGCTCGCGGTTAGTCTTCTGACTGGTCTTCTATCGTCGATATTGTGA